From the Cucumis sativus cultivar 9930 chromosome 5, Cucumber_9930_V3, whole genome shotgun sequence genome, the window ctaagccctaagccctaagcgccataaaagccataagccctaagcgccctaaaagtcctaaacGCCTTAAGCGCCCTAGGCGCACTAAAAGctcaaagcccaagccctaaacgCCCAAGCCTgaagccctaagccctaaaagccctaaaagcctaaagcccaagccctaaaagcccaaaccctaagccctaagccataagccctaatccctaaaagccctaaaagctctaagcgccctaaaagccctaagagcaataaaagccctaaaagctcAAAGAGCCCAAAGCccgagccctaaaagcccaagccctaagccctaagccctaaaagccctaaaatccaCAAATGCCCTAaatgccctaaaagccctagaccctaaaagccctaaaagcccttaaagccctaaaagccctaagccctaagccataaaagcgctaagccctaaaccctaaaacctaaaagccctaaaagcgctaAGCCCTTAAAGCtctaaaaaccctaaacccaaaacccctcaaccctaaaccctaaaccctaaagccataagccataagccctaaaaccgAAAAGCCCTAAAAGACCAAAGCCCAAGTCCTAAaagcctaagccctaagccctaaagccctaagcccaagccacaaaagcccaagccctaagccctaagcgccctaaaagccctaaaagtcctaaaccctaaaagctataagccctaaaagccctaagccctaagcgccctaaaagaCCTAAGcaccctaaaagccctaagcgccctcATAGCCCTAAGtccaagccctaaaagcccaagccataaaagcccaagccctaagccttaacccctaaaagcccaaatcccaagccctaagccataaacgcccaagccctaaaagccctaagccctaagccctaagccctaagcggtaagccctaaaagccctaagccctaaaacctaaaagtcCTAAGCGCCATAAAAGCCCGAAAGGTCCTAAAAGCCTTAAAAGTCCTAAGTCCAAAAagcgctaagccctaaaagccctaagccataatccctaaaagccctaagccctaaaacctaaaagccctaagcgccctaaaatcCTTAAAATCCTTAAgcgccctaaaccctaaaccctaaaccctaaagccataagtcctaaaagccctaagccctaaaacctaaaagccctaagcgtcctaaaagccctaaaagccctaaaccctaaaaactataagccctaaaagccctaagccctaacCGCCCTAAAAGacctaagcgccctaaaagccctaagtgTCCTAATAGCCctaagcccaagccctaaaagcccaagccctaagccttaAGCTCTAAAAGCcccaaaagccctaaaagccccaaaagccctaaaagccccaaaagccctaaatgccccaaaagccctaaatgccctaagccctaagccctaaatGCCATAAAAGCActaaaagccctaaaccctGAAAGctataagccctaaaagccctaagccctaagccctaagcgccctaaaagaTTTAAGcaccctaaaagccctaagcgccctaatAGCCctaagcccaagccctaaaagcccaagccctaagccttaagccctaaaagcccaaagcccaagccctaaagcccaagccctaagccctaagtgCCCTAAGCGCCGTAAAAGCACGAAAAGTcataaaagcccaaagcccaagccctaagccctaagccctaaaagctcTCAAAGCCCTAaatgccctaaaagccctaaaatcgctaagccctaaaagccctaagccctaagccctaaaaggcctaaaagccctaaaatccctaagccctaagccctaaaaggcctaaaagccctaaaagccctaagccctaagccctaaaagcgctaAGCGTTAAAAGCCTTAAGCCCtaacactactacaaaaataggctctcttgacgtttgCAGTCTtcttttcttgacgtttttaaaaaaaaaacgtcaagaaagatttcatttttaataaaaaaacgtcaagaagttttctaaaacatcattcttgacgtttattaaacgtcaagtaaaataaacttttccttgacgtttattaaatgtcaagtaaaataaacttttccttgacgtttttaaaacatcaagaaatatctattaaGTTTTTGACGTTCTTAAAATGTCAAGAAGCGTATGAATTCGACATGCTTGACGTTTCTTAAAagtcaagaatttaaaattttactcgacgttttaaaaaggtcaaaaaatttataaaaaaaatccttgacgttttgaaaaatgtcaagaaatttataaaaaaatccttgacgttttcaaaaatgtcaagaaatttataaaatattcttgacgtttttaaaacgtcaagactATTGTAAAAACtgcttgacgtttttaaaacgtcaagaaattgataaactattcttgacgtttttaaaacgtcaagaatatttttaaaatttcttgacgtttttgaaaaacgtcaagaatttaatCGTAAAACGACATCGTTTCATttaagttcattttcttttttctaaaacctaATTTTTTGCGCGTTCGAAGGGAAGCTTTTGTAGTCGTCGGAATCCTTTCCCTCTCCAACCGAAATCCTCTCCCTCTCCAGCCGAAAGCCTTTCCCTCTCTAGCCGAAATCCTTCCCATTCGAAAAAACTGTGTTCAGCGGTCATCGTTCGCTTTCAACGCCTGTCCGTTCGCCTTCAACGTCTGTCCGTTCGATTTCACCGTCGAGTTCCACCTCTTCGAATCCCTCACGTCCGTCGTTTCAAAGTCCTCCGTCCGCTGCATTCCATCTTTCCAAAATCCCTCAGTGCCTCACGCTGCTGCGCACCCGTCATTTCGACTTCTCCAACGAGTGCCTTACATTCGTCGCTTCAAAATCCATCATCCACTAAGTTGAGGTTAGGCTTTTATTTCCCCAAAAcatataacaatttcattatATAAACTCAGATGGCGTGATTGGCAATAATAGATAGGAAGGATGGAGGTGTAAACTTCGAATTGATTGAAATTAGTAtacttttattcaatctttaaAGTACTGTAGTTTTTCTTCaccatcaaattttattaggatttaaagaaaacaaatgaatgtATGAACATATTTTTGGGAGTGCAGGCCATATAATCAACTTCCCTCTTTCAGTAATTTTGAAGATCTCATATAACAATACTACTAATTGAGAACTTAGATAAGAATAATTCAATTGtgtgtttttacttttttctattggGTGAATTCTGTTTTGACCTTTTTTAtgctaaatataattaattgtttccTATGGAACCATAACCTTGAGCTTGGTTATAGATTTCATTTTAAGGTAAAAGTAAAACCActcttatttgaatgattatgTTGTATTATCCATTGAAAGATTTGGTGTTGTAATTGCTTTGTCTTCCTCAGGTATTCTGTTGTATGGTTGATTACGATCTTCATGATTGGAATCTTTGTTTAGTGATGCTCATTTTGTTTGACTTACTCAGTCGtgcaattattttctttcttatgatcactttaaaaaagaaatgagtttagttagttcttttaattttcttaagtttCATTTGTAATGCATGAAAATCTCTTAGTAGTAGAAACTGAAGACCATAATTGTAGAAGATTTGTATAGATTGGATTCACATTCTCAACATTGGTTATACATGGCATTACTTATCATTGTCCTTccactttaattatcaatagtGACAATAACTTTATTTCTCATTAGATTTACAATGATGGATAAATCTTGAATGCACAAGAGTAGATTGTCTAAAGATTATGAGTTGGGTGTGAaaaacttcatcaaatttggattttctaaTACAACTAGCTCCTATATTCGTTGTCCTTGTTTGAAATGTGGGAATTGTGAAAAACATAGTAGAAAGGGTGTTAGAGATCACTTGTATGTTAATGGTATTGatgaaagttataaaatttggttttggcATGGGGAAGAACTTCCTAACTCATCCTTCTATGATGaatcttcaaagtttgacATCCATACATGTGAAGATCAGGATGTTGGAagtgtaaaagaaattattgaagttgCTCATGAGGAGTATTCAAAAGACCCAACTGGATTTGAGAAGTTGCTTATTGATGCTGAAAAACCATTGTACGAAGGATGCAAAAAGTACACAAAGTTGTCTACTCTAGtcaaattgtataatttaaaagttaggtaTGGATGGAGTGATACTAGTTTTTCAGAATTACTTGAAACTTTGAAGGAAATTCTGCCTACTACCAATGAGCTCCCGAATTCATTGTATGAAGCAAAGAAAACATTAGGTGCATTAGGAATGGAATACGAAAAGATTCATGCATGCCCGAATAATTGTTGTCTCTATAGAAAAGAATTTGCTAATGCAATTGAATGTCCTGAATGTGGTCAATCAAGGTGGAAAAACGTCAAGGATACAAATGAAAGGAGAAAGCAAATTTCCTCTAAAGTGATATGGTACTTCCAATCATTCCACGATTTAAAAGGCTATTCAGAAGCATTGAATGTGCTGAAAACTTGACTTGGCATTCTACTGAAAGAATTAATGATGGTAAGTTACGACATCCAGCAGACTCTCCAGCATGGAAGTTAGTAGACATGAAATGGCCAGACTTCGGTTCTGAACCTAGAAATCTTCGTTTAGCATTATCAGCCGATGGAGTAAATCCTCATGGTGACATGAGTTCTAAATACAGTTGTTGGCCGGTAGTGATGGTTATTTACAATCTTCCACCATGGTTGTGTATGAAAGGAAAGTACATGATGCTATCAATGCTAATTTCAAGATCAAAACAACCAGGGGATGACATAGGCATATACTTAGCACCActaattgaagatttaaaacttttatgggAAAGTGATGTTGAATGTTATGATGCTTATCGAGAAGAACCATTCAACTTAAGGTCAGTTTTGTTGTGGACAATCAATGATTTTCCTGCATATGGTAACCTTAGTGGATGTTGTGTGAAAGGGTATAAAGCATGCCCAATTTGTGGAGATAATACAAATTCTATAAGGTTAAAGTATGGGAAGAAAATGGCATACCTTGGACATCGTAGATTTTTGGCACGAAATCATCTGTATCGACGACAAAAGAAGTCATTCAATGgtaaaaaagaacttgataCAATTCCAGAGCCACTTTCTGGGGAGGAtgtgtatttaaaattgaaagatctTGAATTTTCTAGAGGGAAGAAGAACCATAAGAAACGGTTGATGAACAGAAGTGACAAAATTTGTTGGAAtagattatcttctttttttgagttGCCATACTGGAAGGATCTTCATGTTAGACATTGTTTAGATGTGAtgcacattgaaaaaaatgtttgcatGAATATCTTAGGTACACTTCTTGATATTCCTGGGAAAAGTAAGGATGGATTGAATGCTAGACGCGATTTAGTTGATCTAAAACTTCGACCAGAGCTTGCCCCTATCAgcaagtgaaaagaaaatattcattCCGCCCGCGTGTTATACTCTTACAAAGGATGAAAAACGATGTGTTTTGAAGACTTTGTCTGAAATAAAGGTTCCTGAAGGTTACTCTTCCAATATTAGAAACCTTGTGTCAATGACagatttaaaacttaatagtttaaaatctcACGGTTGTCATGTGCTCATACAACAGTTGTTTCCCATTGCGATAAGATCAGGGCTACCGAAACATGTTCGTTATGCTATAACTAGGTTGTgcgttttttttaattttgtatgcaACAAGGTATTAGACATACAACAACTATCAAGTTGGAAGAAGATATTGTGGTAACattgtgtttgtttgaaaaGTATTTTCCCCCTTCATTCTTCACAATCATGATTCATCTCACAGTACACATAGTTAGAGAAGTCAAACTTTGTGGCCCTATATATCTTCGATGGATGTATCCCTTTGAAAGATTCATGAAGGTCATTAAAAACTCTGTGAGGAATAGATATCGTCCAGAAGGTTGTATTGCTGAAAGTTATTTAATAGAAGAAGCTGTTGAATTTTGTACTGATTTCTTATCTGGAGTAGATCCCATTGGACTTGGGACTCGCAAGTCACAAGACCATTTAGATACTTCAAACATTGGTAGACCATTGTCCATGGGAGTTCCTTTCAAACCTCAACAAGAACTTCTACATCAAGCTCATCAATATGTTTTGGAAAATACAGTCGATGTCCAACCATATACAGAGTAAgtttttcttgctttcttgattgttttattgacttttatatacttaatcTAACTATATTACAATGTTTGAATTGATGACtacaaagaaaacatatgAAGGCTTTGCAACTACAATATCGGAATAAGTCTAGAAATCAGAAATGGCTTCAAGAGGAACATAATCGAACTTTTATACACTGGCTACGGGAAGAGGTATAGTGCTGAACATAGTAATTTAGTTACACATGTTATGtgtccaattttaaatatagaattatCATGTTAGGTATCAACTGAGCTTGAAGTTGGAAATGCTGGAGTTTCAGATAACTTACGATGGATTGCTCATGGCCCTCATCCTTTTGTTATTAGATATAGTGGTTATGCAATCAATGGATGTCGCTATCACACACAATCTTGTGATAAAGAACGAAGTGTACAAAACAGTGGAGTTAGCTTAGTTGCAAAAACAATGCAAGTGTCTAGttctaaagataaaaatccGGTCATCGGAGATATGTCATTTTATGGAGTCATACAAGAGATATGgaaactaaattataatacGTTTAATGTTCCTGTGTTTAAATGTGATTGGGTTCAAAACAACGGCGGTGTTCTGATTGATTAACTTGGTTATgttttagttgatttgaatAGAGTATGACACAAGTCAGACTCCTTCGTACTAGCAAGTCAAgcaaaacaagttttttaagTTGAGGATCCAAGCGATGTTAGATGGTCAGTTGTGCTTACTCCACCACAAAGAGACTTTTTGAAGATCGATATAACAACGATGAACTTGGTGATACAATACTACAGTGTGAAGGAATACCCAATGGTATGCCAGATGTTGACTTAAATAATGACTTGGATGACAACATCTTAACATACGTACGAGCAGATTGTGAAGGCACATGGATACCTACATAATATTATAAGGTTTTGTTCTACTGTTCTCAAACTAATAGTACCATTCGTTTATTATGCTCATCCATCTCAATTAATTGATcagtttttagttttgtttaaaacttgTATACTATGCTaattgtttcttcattttcattggtAGCCTTTGATTCATACATCACACATGGACAACTTTAGTGATGAAGAAGCTGGTGTTAATGAGTTCAAACCAACATTTGGAATTGAGGATGATGAACATCTTCGTACTGAAAATGAAACCCCAAAGCAGATATGTAGACCACGAGGACCAACTATTATGTTTGATGTCACTCGCATTATAAGTTTGGGAGAGAAGAAGGTGGTGATGTACAATGAAGACGGAGTACCCATTGGTGAGAATGGACCAAAGTTGAAGTCTTTCATAGGATCAACAACACATTATCATGTCCCGATCACATATTCATCCTAGAAAAGTGTGCCTGTAGAGCTGAAAGATAAAATCTTCAGTACGGTcgaggtatatatataatttcaatgtGCTTATATTGATAATGTTCCTGATGTATACTTTattaatcacttttaaatatttaggcCGCATTCGTCATTGATCCAAGATCTAggaaaaatattatacaaactGCAGGCATTTCGTTTCGTCAGTTTAAGTGTTGgctaacaacaaaatatattatgccACACAAGGATGAACCACAACTGCTACAAGTTCCACCAGAAAAGTATTCATTCATTGATCAACATCATTGGGCAGAATTTGTAAGGTCTAGATTGTGTGAAACTTTTCAGGTATGTTACTTTCTCactaacaaatatatttgtaaggtTTAGATTGTGTGTTACTTTCTCACtaacaatatttttggaaaataggaaaaaagacTTCTGCAACAAGATAGACGATCTAAGAACAAGTATAACCATAGGATTTCGAGGAAGGGTTATGTCAATCTTATCGAGGAAATGGTAAGaactaatttattaagtttatcaaactttatcaAAGGTTGTTCTAATCTTATTATGGAATTGGAATGTAGAAAAGGAAGGTTCAAATCAACCGGAGTTGGATCGAGTCATCATGTGGAAAAAGGCTCgagttaacaaaaaaatgggAGTATGAGAACGACGACGTTCAACAAGTTGTCCATAAAATTGTAAGACTTTTTGTATATTGAACATTTGAACTAGATTGGTTTTGTTTACACATTTCTATAACTTagattggtttttgttttaggaTGAGATTTCAATGAATACGTCTTCATCGTCTCAAAAAGGACACTCTTCTAACGATGTGTTAACCCACGCATTGGGTACAAAAGAGCATCACGGTCGTGTTCGTGGGGTCGGTGGGTATGTTACTCCTACCAATTACATTCATTCTGTAAAAAAGactatttaattatcattcttaaatttattatctattatAATTAGACCTCGAAATatatcatcattttttcttttctttttttgtgataaatttgttggaaaattgaaatataccTCTCTCATTGATTATTGTGttgtaaaattttcatatctttATGTGCACTTAATAAATATACCGTAGTTTATTAAATACGGTAGGTTTGTATacctaaaatttcatatttgtatttaCTTTCATTATAGTTCATAAGTAAAGGTTATGTTTTGGTGTATTAATCTACTTTTGTTTGTACCTAACATTATgaacgcaaaaaaaaaaattgtatttacttataaaaacaaatctaaattcatgccttatagtttttttaaagaaaatttttacaatatacCTAATTATTGCCTTATCTTTTCACCCTTTCAACTCCTGCAAgcttcaatttttctcttctttttatcataattattttttgctaATGATAACCCTAAATTTAGAGTTGgtttaattagatttaaattgagaaataagtgtttttttttttcaattaaagaattcatttttgtttaataggaaacaaattgaaatacattttgccaaatattttaattttttttctattaaaatgaaacttctttaaattgaatttaatgatataattttcCTGTTGAgtattatatacataaaaaaaaaaggtttaatttagaatagattttagaatatttcaaaatctgtttttaatatataggCAGTCCactactttaaattttttaaatgacttAGCTTTCTTACTTTCAAAGTAGAATCTAACGTAAATTGACACTATTCAAAAGGTATAATTGAGAATTTGGACACTAGAAACCACTAATTTTTGTCTGTACGTATAATGTCACAGACCATTTAACATATTTACTTCTGCAATAAATTAGTAAGATAAATTTGCACATTTCCATTTaaattccttttattttctcgATGTAATATGTCTATCTTTCTAGATTCAACCATTATTCCTTTATTTCCAAGTTTCGATTTTAGACTGAACGTCCATTTAAACTTCATGAAAGTTAACATcatgatatatatatcaaatcaGATAACCATGAAATATATTCCATCTTAATTCTTACAACTCGTGGGAAGATATATACCCCCATCATAATTTACCAGTTGGTGGGTTTttgttacaaactaaaaacacacacacacacacacacaatctTTTGCAAGAATTTACTTgatacaataatataattttaacacAGAAGTTTATCcatttctccttcttttctttttcaaatgcCAATGTGTACTGAGTACTCTATGGTTCTATCCATTGATGATTAAACCAACGTATGGTTTAACAGCTGAACCAATCCACAACCTCCCTCTACTTTCTTCAACCTCACTCACTGACTCTAATGCTTGCCCCTCCCCTCCATCAACCATCCCCTTCACTTCCCCTCTCTCGTTCAACTTCACCGCCACCGGATCGGCCTGAATCCACGGGATCTTCACTTCCCCCTGCTTCATTGTTGCTCCCCGGTACAGCTCCTTCCACGTTTGAGTATCCAGTGTCCCTCTTGCACTGTTCATGGCTATCCAAAAGTCACCGTTATCAGTTCTTTTTATGTTGTCTGGAAACCGTTCAAGTTGCGCGAATATCTCCATCGTGTTAGCTTTGGGACCCTTGCATcattaattaagataaaataagattcacaatatttttctaaatttaagatttaaaaaaaatggatacaactgaaaaaaaagaaaaaagaaaaggtaaaacttttaaaagtatagcAAGAAAAGTTATGATGATTT encodes:
- the LOC116404040 gene encoding uncharacterized protein LOC116404040, with translation MPHKDEPQLLQVPPEKYSFIDQHHWAEFVRSRLCETFQEKRLLQQDRRSKNKYNHRISRKGYVNLIEEMKRKVQINRSWIESSCGKRLELTKKWEYENDDVQQVVHKIDEISMNTSSSSQKGHSSNDVLTHALGTKEHHGRVRGVGGYVTPTNYIHSVKKTI